One window of the Populus nigra chromosome 4, ddPopNigr1.1, whole genome shotgun sequence genome contains the following:
- the LOC133690670 gene encoding gibberellin 20 oxidase 1-like, with protein sequence MVMPPTLPPPRQPLVFDASILQHQANIPSQFIWPDHEKPCLESPKLAIPPIDFGSFLTGDPLAVSKATQLVNEACKKHGFFLVVNHGVDSKLIAKAHEYMNMFFGIQLSEKQRAQRKIGEQYGYASSFTGRFSSKLPWKETLSFRYCADNQSSDIVQEYFLNVMGENFKQFGKVYQEYCEAMNTLSLGIMELLGVSLGVGREYFRDFFEGNDSIMRLNYYPPCQKPDLTLGTGPHCDPTSLTILHQDHVGGLQVFVDEKWHSVSPDPEAFVVNIGDTFTALSNGIFKSCLHRAVVNNVTVRKSLAFFLCPKLDKVVKPPNTLIDSKNPRVYPDFTWPTLSEFTQKHYRADMKTLDVFTTWLQQKNN encoded by the exons ATGGTAATGCCTCCTACTCTTCCTCCTCCTCGACAGCCATTAGTATTTGATGCTTCAATTCTTCAACACCAAGCCAATATACCCTCTCAGTTCATTTGGCCTGACCACGAAAAACCATGCCTTGAATCCCCAAAACTTGCAATCCCCCCTATTGATTTTGGAAGCTTCCTCACTGGAGATCCTTTGGCAGTCTCAAAAGCTACTCAGCTAGTAAATGAGGCATGCAAGAAGCATGGATTCTTTCTAGTTGTTAACCATGGAGTTGACTCAAAGCTTATAGCTAAAGCTCATGAGTATATGAACATGTTTTTTGGCATACAACTCTCAGAGAAGCAAAGAGCTCAAAGAAAGATAGGAGAGCAATATGGGTATGCTAGTAGCTTCACTGGAAGATTCTCCTCCAAACTTCCATGGAAAGAAACACTTTCTTTCCGATATTGTGCTGACAATCAGTCTTCTGACATCGTCCAAGAATACTTCTTGAATGTAATGGGAGAAAATTTCAAACAATTCGG GAAGGTTTACCAAGAATATTGTGAAGCCATGAACACTCTTTCCCTTGGAATTATGGAGCTATTAGGAGTAAGTCTAGGAGTTGGAAGAGAATATTTTAGAGATTTCTTCGAAGGAAACGATTCAATAATGAGACTGAATTACTACCCTCCTTGCCAAAAGCCGGATTTAACTCTTGGCACTGGGCCTCATTGTGATCCCACATCCTTAACAATCCTCCATCAAGATCATGTCGGTGGCCTTCAAGTGTTCGTCGATGAAAAATGGCACTCCGTCAGTCCTGATCCGGAAGCTTTCGTCGTCAACATCGGTGACACATTCACA GCTCTATCAAATGGCATTTTCAAGAGTTGCTTGCATAGAGCGGTGGTAAATAATGTAACAGTAAGGAAATCCCTTGCTTTCTTTCTCTGTCCAAAACTGGATAAGGTGGTGAAGCCACCAAATACCTTGATCGACTCTAAGAATCCGAGGGTATATCCGGACTTCACATGGCCAACTTTGTCAGAATTCACACAGAAACATTATAGGGCCGACATGAAAACCCTAGATGTCTTCACAACCTGgcttcaacaaaaaaacaattag